ACGAGCAGGGCACGCAACTGGCGCTGGCCACGTTCGCGGGCGCCGCGCAACTGGCCACGCAATCGAGCGAACCGGTCTCGCTGCTGCGCGAGCGCGTGACGTCCAAGGGCGGCACCACGTACGCGGCATTGACCAGCATGGAGCAGAGCGGCGTCAAGGCGGCCATCGTCAAGGGCGCCAAAGCCGCCGCCGCGCGCGGCAAGGCACTTGGCGACGAACTGGGCGCCGCCGGCTAAGGCGTACGCTGCGCGGAGCGGCACCGCGCGATCAACAGGGCGCTGGCGGGACTGATGGCGCAAGCCAATGAAACAAGCCGGTCCGCCCGTCACTGGCAGCACCACAATGCCGAGAGAGGCAATGCGGTGCGCAGCTTCGAGGGGACCGGCTTTATCGAACGTTAGCCGGGGGGAGCTAGGCGGCGCTTAGCGGCGCGAGACCAGCAGGCCTGCCAGCAGGCCGATGGCCGCGCCGATGCCCACTGCTTTCCACGGGTTGTCGTGCACGTACACGTCGGCCTGGCGGGCGGCGTCGCGGCTGTGGGCCAGGACCGTGTCTTCGAGCTTGCGCAGGTCGATGCGGGCGTTGCGCAGCGAGTCTTCGAAACGCGTGCGCGCTTCCGAGATCGCTTCGCCGGCCTTATCGCTGGCTTCGCTGATGTAGTCTTGCGCGTCGTGGGCGGCGGTTTTCACACCGGCGACTACCTTGTCGCGCGCTGCGCTGCTGGCATCCTTGATCTCGCCCAGGGTACCGTTGCCGTTTTGTGGTTGATTCATATTCACCTCGTCGTTATCGCTGCGGTAGAAAAAAAATACCCAAAAGTGCCCATGCCAAGCGCTTGCGGGATACCGCAAACGCTTAGCGCACGACGTAGTCTAACGCGATACCGCCAAATACCGCCGCACCCAACCAATTGTTGTGGCGGAAGGCATAAAAGCAGGCGTCGCGTTCGCGTCCGCGTATCAAGGTGTAGTGATAGACGGCAATACCGGCCGCCACCACCAGTCCGGCCAGGAACCACACGCCCATTCCCATCTGCAAGCCCACCCACAACAGCAGCAGCAGGTGCACCGCGTAGCACACCATGATGGCAGCGACGTCATAACGACCAAACGTGATCGCCGAGGTCTTGATGCCGATTTTCAGGTCGTCGTCGCGATCCACCATCGCGTACTCGGTGTCGTACGCCACCGCCCAGAACACGTTACCGATCAACAGCACCCAGGCTGCCGCCGGCACCGTATCCTGGATCGCCGCGAACGCCATCGGGATGCCGAAGCCGAACGCAATGCCGAGGTACGCTTGCGGAATCGCGAAGAAGCGCTTGAAGTACGGGTAGGTGCCGGCGATGATCAGCGCCGCCACCGACAGCTGCTTGGTCAGCGCATTGAGCGGCAGGATCAGGCAGAACGAGATCAGCGACAGCAGGCCGGCGATGGCCAGCGCTTCCTTGCCGCTCACGCGGCCGCTGGTGATGGGGCGGTTCACGGTGCGCTTGACGTGGCGATCGAAGTCCTGGTCGGCATAGTCGTTCATGGCGCAGCCGGCCGAGCGCATGAGCAGGGTGCCGAGCGAAAAAATCAGCACCAGCACCAGGTTGGGCCGGCCGTCGGAGGCGAGCCACAGCGCGCACAGGGTGGGCCACAGCAGCAGCAGCGTGCCGATCGGTTTGTCCAGGCGGACCAGGCGGAAATACAGGGCAAGCTTGTTCATCGAGTGGCGTGTCGGCGACGGCGAAATAACAGTAAGGCCGCCATTATCGCAAATATCGTGTCAAGGCTCTTCGCACAGGTTGGTAATGCCGGGCAGGTTGCACGCGGCGACCACGTCGCACACGGCGTCGATGGCCGCCTTGCGGGTAAAACTCTTGCGCCAGACGATGACCACGCGGCGCGACGGCGCCGGCGCGTCGAAGGGGCGGAACTGCAGCATGCCGTCGTTGGCGTTCATGTCCGGCACCGAGGCGCGCGGCAGCACGGTCAGGCCGATGCCGCTCGAGACCATGTGGCGGATGGTTTCCAGCGACGAGCCCTCGAACGTGCGCTGCATGCCGTTGCCGGGCGTGGAGAAGCGCGCCATTTCCGGGCACACTTCCAGCACCTGGTCGCGGAAGCAGTGGCCGTTGCCGAGCAAGAGCATGTTTTCGGATTTGAGGTCGTTGGCGGGAATGGCGCGGCGCTTGGTCCACGGGTGGTGGGCCGGCATGGCCACCACGAACGGTTCGTCGTACAGCGCCTGCATGGTCATGCCGTGGTCGGGCAGCGGCAGCGCCATGATGGCGGCATCGAGCTCGCCCTGGCGCAGCATCTCGAGCAGGCGCACGGTGAAGTTCTCTTGCAGGATCAAGGGCATCTGCGGCACCTTGTCGATCATGCCTTTTACCAGCGGCGGCAGCAGGTACGGGCCGATGGTGTAGATCACGCCCAGGCGCAGCGGGCCGGCCAGCGGATCCTTGTTCTGTTTTGCCAGCTCCTTGATGGCGGCGGTCTGTTCGAGCACCAGTTCAGCCTGGGCGATGATTTGCGCGCCCAGCGGCGTGACCGAGATCTCGGCGCCACCGCGTTCGAACAGCACCACGCCCAGTTCATCCTCGAGCTTCTTGATGGCGACCGACAGCGTAGGCTGTGCAACGTAGCAGGCTTCGGCCGCGTGGCCGAAGTGTTTCGCTCTTGCGACGGCGACAATATATTTCAGTTCGGTCAGTGTCATGTGAGGTATTTGAACACAGGCGATGGGGGGATGCAATAATAGCGTCCCAAGCAGGAACAACCAATACAACCATTTTCAACCACTAACAACCAAGCCATTCTAGCCGAGATGACTGCCATGCCCGACTTCGAACAGAAAATCTGCACCCGCGACCAACTGGCGGCCCGCGTGGCGGCGCTGCCCAAGCCGGTGGTGCTGACCAACGGCGTCTTCGATATCCTCCATCGCGGCCACGTCACATACCTGGCGCAGGCGCGCGCACTGGGCGCCTCGCTGGTGGTGGCGGCCAACACCGACGCCTCGGTCAAGCGCCTGGGCAAGGGCGACGACCGTCCGCTCAACAACTGCGCCGACCGCATGGCGCTGCTGGCCGCACTCGAATCGGTGAGCCTGGTGGTGGACTTCGACGAAGACACGGCGCTCGAAGTGGTGCAGCAGGCGCGCCCCGATATCTACGCCAAGGGCGGCGACTATCAAATGGATGCGATTCCCGAAGGGCAGGCAGTGCTGGCCTACGGCGGCCAGGCCGTGGCGATCGACTTTGAACATGACCGCTCCACCACGCGCCTGTTGACCAAAGTGCGCGCCTTCCATCCCAAATGAGGCTGGTGCTGATCATCCTGGCGACGCTGGTCTTCATCGTCGTCCAGTGGGGACCGGTGCTGTACGTGGCGCGCCGGCAGTGGCTGCGCGGCGACCCGTACTCGTTCCGCCAGCTGCGCTTCATGATGCCGGCGCAGTTGCTGGCCACGGTGTCGCTGGCATTTACTGCCGACTTGCTGGGCATGCGCAATCCGGCGGCGCTGTTTGCCGGCGCCGCCATCGTGGTCAGCGCGGCGGGCGCCGGGGCGCTGGCGCTGTACTACCGGATCAAACGTCGGAAGTAGCAATCAAGGTCGCAATGCGCGCCGGCGCGATCGGCATGCGCACCGCATCCGGCCGCCAGCCATACAGCACCTCGGTCGCGCCGCCGCAAATGCGGCCCTGGCATGGGCCCATGCCGCAACGGGTTTGCAGCTTGGCGCTGCGCCAGCTGGTATGCGCGCGTAATTCTCCGTGCGGTACATCCTCGCAGCGGCAGACGATGGTGTCGTCGGCCGCCAGCGTGGCCAGCTCGGGGCGCAGTGCAAAAGCGCGCGCCAGGCGGGCGGCGAATTTTTTCCAGCGGGCGCGCTCGTCGAGCGCCGCTTGCATGCGCTGGGTCTGGCCGCTGGCGGCCAGGCCGGCGATGCGGCCTTCCACCAGCGCCAGGTCCACACCGCCGATGCCGGTGCCTTCACCGGCGCAGTAAACGCCGGGAACATCGGTTTGCTGCCAGCTGCCGGTCTGCACCACGGTCTGGCCGTGGTGCACGGTGGTGGCGCAGCCGAGCGCCTGCGCCAGCTCCAGGTTGGGCAGCAAGCCGTAGCCGCAGGCCAGGTAGTCGCAGTCGAGTACCTGTTCTGTACCGCTCTTTCCCCGTCGTACCCGCACCGCATCCAGTGCGCCTGCTGCGTTGCTACGTGCCGATACCACGTGGCTGTGGCGCACATAGGCAATGCCGCGCAACTGCGCGAACAGGCGCAGCGCCTGCGCCGCCTTGGCCGGCGTGGCGGCCAGGCTGCCGGCAAAGCGCGCCAGCGCCGGCAAGGGCGCCTGCTCGACGATGGCGACAACGTGGGCGCCGCGTTCCCTCAGCGTGGCCGCCACCGCCAGCAGCAGCGGGCCGGTGCCGGCCACCATCACCCGTTTGCCGGCTACCGGGTAGCCGCCCTTGACCAGCGCCTGCAAGCCGCCGGCGCCGGTCACACCGGGCAGGGTCCAGCCGGGGAAAGGCAGCAACCGTTCGCGCGCGCCGGTGGCGATGATCAGGTGATTGAAGTGCAGCGTAGTCGCTGAACCAGCCGAACCTGCAGCAGCGGCCGTCTGCACCTGCAACTGGCCGGGCGCGGGCGCGTACAGCACCCGCGTGTGCGGCAGGAAGCTGACGTTGGGCGCCGCCTGCAACGCCGCCCACATGGCGCCGGCCCGGATGTCGCTTTGCTGCTGCGGGCCGCCGCGCCAGATCTGGCCGCCGGCAACCGGGTTGTCATCGACAACGGCGATCGAACCGCCACCGGCCGCCGCCGCGTTTGCGGCCGCGAGGCCAGCCGGCCCGGCGCCCACCACCACGATGTCGAAATACTTCATGCCGCGCCTCCCAGGGTTTGCACCTGCATGCCGGGCGCGCACAGCGTCTGGCACGACAACTGGTGGGCGCGGCCGTCGATGGTCACGCGGCATTCGTGGCAAACGCCCATGCCGCACAAGGGCGCGCGCGCGGCGCCGCCGACGGCGCGCCGGGTAAGCGCCGCGCCATCGCACGCCAGCGCAATGGCGGCAGCCACGGTCACGCCGGCCGGCACGTCGATGGTGCGCGCGTCGATCGTCAGGGAAAGCAGGGCTGCTGTCATTGGAAGCGGTGCGGCAAATAGGGGTGGTAGGAAATGCGGGAGCTTTCGCCCTGCATTTGCGCGGCCAGCAGTTGCGCCGTGGCCAGCGCGGTGGTGATGCCCAGTCCTTCGTGGCCGGTGGCCAGCCACAGTCCGCGCCGCGCGCTGGAGGGGCCGATCAGCGGCAGGCCGTCCGGCGTGGCGGCGCGCAGGCCGGTCCAGCAGCGCAGTACATTGAGCTCGGCCAGCGCCGGCGTCAGGGTGGCGGCATGGCGCAGCATGCGCGCCAGCATGGCCGGCTCCACGACCGGATCGACGGTGTCGAACTGGCGCGACGAACCGATCAGGATCTGGCCCGTGGGACGTGGCTGCAGGTTGAAGGCCACCGAGTCGCCGCTGGCCGCATGCGCGCTCTTGATGTAGCCCAGCTCCACCAGCTGGTGCCGCACGAAACCGGGATAGCGGTCGGTGATGGCCAGGTGGCCTTTTTTCGGTTGCACCGGCAATTCCGGCAACAGCGCACGCGAGCCGGTGCCGGCCGCCAGCACGATGTGCTGCGCCTCAACGCGGGCGCCGTCGTCCAGCACTACCGCGTGGTCCTCGATGGCTGTTACGCGTGCGCGGCGGGTGACGGCGCCCCGGCGCATGGCGCGGTCGAGCAGGATGCGGGTGCTTTTCGGCGCATAGACCAGGCCGTCGCCAGCCACCAGCAAGCCGCCGGCCAGGCCGGGACGCAACTGCGGCTCGCGCGCGTACAGCTCGGCCGGCGACAGCAACGTGCAGGCGAGGTTGAAGGTCGACAAGGTGTGCGCCTTGGTGCGCGCAGCGGCGAGTTCCTCTTCGTCGGCGGCCACCCAGATGGTGCCGCAGTTGCTGTATTCGTGGCGTTGCGGGCGTTCGCCCACCAGCTCGCGCCATAGCGCCACCGAGTAGGACGTGAGCGCCAGTTCGGCCAGGTTGTCGTCCATGACCACCAGGTGGCCCATGCCGGCAGCGGTGGCGCCGCCACCGGCCGTGTCATGCTCGATGACCGCCACCCGCAGCCCGCGCTCGCTCAGCGCATCCGCACAGGCGGCGCCCACGATGCCGGCGCCGATGACGATCGCATCGGCAGCATTCAACGGATGCCCCAGGCATAGGGATCGTCCGGGTCCAACACCAGGTGCGCCTGCGACGTGACCCAGGCGCGGCCCCGGATCGACGGCACCAGGTTGCCGTCGCGGTAGCGGTACGACGCTTCGAACACGCTGCCGATCACGCTTTCCTGCTGCCACAGGTCGCCCTCGGCCAGCTTGCCGTCGGCCGCCAGGCAGGCCAGCTTGGCGCTGGTGCCGGTGCCGCACGGCGAGCGGTCGTAGGCCTTGCCGGGGCACAGCACGAAACTCTGGCTGTCGGCGCCGGTGCGCGAGGGGCCGAACAGTTCGATATGGTCGATCACCGCGCCGTGGTCGCCGGTAATGCCGGCCTGGGCCAGGGCTGCGCCCACCGCCACGCTGTAGCTGGTCAAATTTTCGACGTTGGCGAGGCTGATGTCCTGGCCATGGCCATCGACCAGGAAGAACCAGTTGCCTCCGTACGCGACATCGCCGGTGACGGCGCCGTGGCCCGGCACCTCGACTGCGACCGCATGACGGGTGCGGCGCGCTGGCACATTCTCGATGGTGACGCTGCCGTCGTCGTGCAGGACCGCTTCCACCACGCCGGCCGGCGTGTCGATGCGGTGGCGGCCGGCGGCGATGCGGCCCATGAAGGCAAGCGACGCCACCAGGCCGATGGCGCCGTGGCCGCACATGCCCAGGTAGCCGACGTTGTTAAAGAAGATCACGCCGGCCACGCAGTCGGGGGCATGCGGTTCGCACAGCAGTGCGCCCACCAGCACGTCGGAGCCGCGCGGCTCGCACACCACCGCCGTGCGGAACTTGTCGTGGTCCTGCCGGAAGCGCGCCAGGCGTTCGTCCAGGGGGCCGGCGCCCAGCGGCGGACCGCCGGCGGTGATTAAACGGGTCGGCTCGCCGCCGGTGTGGGAATCGATGATGGAGATGAGTTTCATACCGGGATGGTAGGCTTGCCGGCGTACGCTGTCTTGCATCGGCTACGCATGATGGATGACGAAATCTGCACAATCAATAAAATTGTCGCGACGGCGCAATGCGATGCTGGCACAATCGGCACCATGCACAATCACGACATCGAAAATCGGACCCCTGACGCCGCACGCCGCATGGTCGCTGGTGCAATCGCCGATCCGTTCTTTGCCGAGGCGCTGTTCGACGCGCTGCCCGACGTGGTATTTTTCGTCAAGGATGAACGTGGGCGCTACGTGGTGGTCAACCAGACGCTGGTCCAGCGTTGCGGCCAGCGGCACAAGTCGGCGCTGCTGGGACGTTCGGCCGATGAGCTGTTCAGGGCGCCGTTCGGCCAGACCTTTCTGGCGCAGGACCAGGCGGTGCTGGCCGGCGGCAACGACATCGAAGACCAGCTGGAACTGCACCTGTACCCGAGCCGCGATCCCGGCTGGTGCCTCACCCGCAAGACCGCCCTGCGCGATGCGGCGGGCCGCATCGTGGGGCTAACCGGCATCTCGCGCGACCTGGCGATGGCGGACAAGAAAAATCCCGCCTACCGCAAGGTGGCGGCGGCGGTGAACCTGATCCAGGAAGCGTATGGCGAACCGCTGCCGCTGGCGGCGCTGGCGCGCATGGCCCACATGTCGGTGGCGCAGATCGAGCGGTACTTCCTGCGCATCTTCCACATCACGCCGCGCCAGATGATCATCAAGACCCGGGTGGAAGCGGCCTCGCGGCTGCTGGCGGGGGAGGCCAGCGTGGCGGAGATCGCGCAGGCGTGCGGGTATGGCGATCATTCGGCGTTTACGCGCCAGTTCAAAGCCACGACCGGGTTTACGCCGACGCAATTCCGCCAGCTTAATTTGCCGTAGTGGTCATGTCTGCCAGTTCCACCCGGTTGCGCCCCAGCTGCTTGGCGCGGTACAGCGCCGTGTCGGCGGTCTTGAGGAAATCGACGATGGAATTCTGGTCGCCCGGGGTGGTCACCGCCACGCCCAGGCTCACCGTCAGCACCCCGAACGGGGAGTGCGGGTGCGTCAGCTTCAGGCCGGCGATCGCCTGGCATATCTCGTCCGCCATTTCCAGCGCGTGCTCCTCGCCGCCGGCCTGGGCGATGATGGCGAATTCCTCGCCGCCATACCGCGCCACCAGGTCGCCGGCGCGGCGCATGCGCCTGGTCAGTTCGGCCGCCACCTGGCGCAGCACATTGTCGCCGGCCTGGTGGCCGTAATGGTCGTTGTACTGCTTGAAATGGTCCACGTCCAGCATCGCCAGCGTGAGTTGTTGGCCGTTGCGCCGCGCGCGGCTCCACTCGGCGGCCAGGGTCTCGTCGAAGTGGCGGCGGTTGGCGATGCCGGTCAGGCCGTCGGTGGCGTTCATGGCGGTGAGGCGGCGGTTCGACCGTTCCAGTTCGCGCGTGCGTTCGCGCACCCGGCGTTCCAGCTCGCGCTCGCGCGCTTGCAGTTCGCTGATCAGCACCGCGAAGCCGATGCCGATCATCGACAGGGTGAGAATGAATTCCTGCGCCCGCACCACTTCCAGGTGCACCGGCACGTCGCCAAACGGCCGCAAGCCGGTGGTCATCATCATCGCGGCAGACAGCGACACCAGCGCCACGAACAGCGTAGTCAGGCGCACGCCGAAGCGGAAGGCAATCACGGCGGCCGCCGGCAGCAGCAGCGTGGGCGTGACCGATACGCCGTCGATTTCACCACCGTGAGCCGACAACACGGCCCCCGCCAGCAGCAGGGTTCCGGCCAGGATGGCGTCGTCCAAGCGCGTCAAACGCAGCCGCTGGTGCTGGCGGCCGGAGAAGGCCAGCAGCAGCGGCGTGTAGATCAGCAAGCCCAGGCCGTCGCCGAACCACCACAGGCGCGCCAGCGTAAAGTAGGGCGTGGCCGAGCCATACTGCTGCAGCACCAGCGCGGCGGCCAGCCCCGCCAGCATGGCGGCAAACACCGGGCCGGCCACGAAGAACTTGATGAAATCCTGTAACCGCTGCAGGCGCGGCGAGGCGTTGTAGCGCCGCATGAGCCCATACGTGGTGAGGATCTCGAGCTGGTTGACGGCGCTGAGCAGCATTGCCATCTGCCAGCTGAAGGCATTCAGGTTGGCCAGTACGTCGGAAATGTACGTGAGGGTGCACAGCAGCGGCGCGCGGCGGCCGCGAAAGCGCAGCAGCGCCGCCAGCAGCACGGCATTGGGGAGCCACACCACCACCGCGTTTTCCGGCGTGACGGCGCAAAAGAACGTCAGCTTGACGGTGGCGAAGTGGAACAGGGGCAGCAGCAGGCAAACCAGCCACCCCGGCTGCCCACGGCGGAAGGAACGGGCAATCATCATGCGCGATGATTACCCGGCCGGCGCACCGGTGTCAAATTCCGGGCGCCGCCCTGTGGCTAGCGATCCACTACCAACCTGTCGCCCACGTAGGCGCGGTAGCGGCGGATGCGGCCCGTGACTCCCTCCGGACCCTGGCGCGGCGTGTAGCGCATGCCGGCCACGGTATCGGTTTTGCCCAGGTCGATGATGATGCGGTGCGGGTGGCCGGTGGTGCGTGCTTTACCGCTGTACGACGTGTGCCAGTGGTCGGTGTTCTGGCCATTGATGGCGTTCAGCGCACCGCCGTCTTCCTTGCTCACTTCCTCGCTATCGACAAAGGCGATGGTCCAGTTGGACTGGTTGAGGGTTTTGCCGTCGGGGCCCAGCAGCGCCAATTCGGCAATCGCGGCGAACTGCTTGCCGTCGAAGGCATCGAGCGACTCGAGGCAGAACTGGCGGCCGGTGGCCGGCTGCGCAAACTTGACGTCCTGCGTGGCGGCGCCGCGCTGGAACTCGCCCTCGTGCACCGGTTTCACGCCATCGAGCTGGGCGCGCGCGGTGCTCGGTGGCCGTGGCAGGTCGCGGTCCGGTTTCAGCTGGTCGAGCACCGGGGTTTTCAGGCCGGCGCTGCGCGCCACCTGCGGGCCGGTCAAATCCAGCACCACGACTTCGTTGGCGCCGCGCTTGAGCCACGGGCCGGGCAGGTACATGGTTTGCGTGGGGCCGATGCTCCAGTAGCGCCCCAGGCAGCGGCCGTTGACCCACACGATGCCCTGGCCCCAGGTGGACATGTCGAGGAAGGTGTCGCCGGTGCTGGCCACGTCGAAGCTGGCGCGCCAGAAGGCCGGGCCGGCGGTGCGGCCGGTTTTCCAGGCCAGCGGCGGCAGCACGGCGTCGGCATCGAAATCGATGGCGCGGATATCCCAGTTTTCCAATGGCTGGCCGGCCAGCGTGACCGGGCCGTGCATGCCCTTGCGGTCGTGGATTTCCACGCCAAAGTTGACGCGGGCGATGGTGTAGAGCAGGATCTCGAGCGTGACCGGCTTGCTGCGCGCGGGCAGATCGACCTTGAAGCGGCGGTAGCGCGTATCCATGGTGCCGGCCAGCTTGCCGTCCAGGTACACCCATGCCAGGTCGCGCACCTTGGCCGCTTCCAGCGTGCCAGCCGGTCCGGCGGGCAGCGTGATGCGGTACGAGACGATGCCACGGCTGATGTCATACGTTTCGAGCGGCTGCGGCGATACGGCCTTGATCAACTTTGGCGGCAGCGACGTGAAGACCGACGCCGACTGCTTGAACGAAAACGGCGCCACCGCGATCACCGGGTTGTGCCTGGGGGCCGGCGGCAGTGTTTCGCCAGGCAGCAGGTATGGCTTCATGCCCGCGCGGTAGGCCTCGAATTTTTCGCCCATCCAGCCTGCCTCGCTGATCGGCGCGTCGTAGTCGTAGCTGCTGGTGTCGGGCCGGAACGGGCGGTCGCACCCGCCCCACAGGCCGAACGACGTGCCGCCGTGCGCCATGTACAGGCTGAACGAACCGTTCGCCTTGAGCATGGCCTGGATATCGGCCACGGCGCGGTCGGCGGGACCGCGCTTGTGCGGCGAACCCCAGGTGTCGAACCACCCGGAATAGTATTCGCCGCACATGCGCGGCCCCTTTTGTACCTGGTCCAGCGCCTTGAAGCCGGCGGCCGGATCGCTGCCGAAGTTCGCCACCGAGAACAGTTCGGGGATGTGGGTTTTGACCACGGCATTGGTGGGATTGCACTGGAACAGCGGTACATCGAAGCCGCCGTCGAGCAGCACCTGGCGCATGGCGCGCATGTAGTCGAGATCTTCGCCGAAGAAGCCGTATTCGTTTTCGACCTGCACCATCAGGATCGGCCCGCCGTGGGTGATCTGCTGCTGGCCCAGCACGCGGCCCACTTCCTTCATCCAGCGCCGCGCCGGCGCCATGAAACCTTCGTCGCGGGTGCGCAGGAAGGCGTCGCCCGGGTGCTTGAGCAGCCACCATGGCAGTCCGCCCATTTCCCACTCGGCGCACGCGTACGGGCCGGGTCGCAAAATCACCCACAGGCCTTCCTGCTGCGCCAGGCGGCAGAATTCGGCGGCGTCGCGCTGGCCTTCCCAGTCGTATTTGCCTTCGCGCCATTCGTGGTAATTCCAGAACAGGTAAGCGCACACGGTGTTCAGGCCCATGGCCTTGATGGCTTTCAGGCGGTGGCCCCAGTATTCGCGCGGCACGCGCGCGAAGTGCATCTCGCCGCAGCGGATTTGCAGGCGCTGGCCGTCGAGCACGAAGTCGGTGTCGGTGATGGCAAAGCGCGGCGAACCGGCCGCATGCACGGTGGCGGCCATCGGCAGCAGCAGGCCGCCGGCGACGGCGCCAAGTTCTGCGGCCCGGCGCAGTACGCGGCGCCGGGCCGGGGAAGAAAGGGAGGAGGGGATCTTGGTGTAGGTGGTCATCTCAAT
This is a stretch of genomic DNA from Duganella zoogloeoides. It encodes these proteins:
- a CDS encoding DUF883 family protein — protein: MNQPQNGNGTLGEIKDASSAARDKVVAGVKTAAHDAQDYISEASDKAGEAISEARTRFEDSLRNARIDLRKLEDTVLAHSRDAARQADVYVHDNPWKAVGIGAAIGLLAGLLVSRR
- the ubiA gene encoding 4-hydroxybenzoate octaprenyltransferase, with the translated sequence MNKLALYFRLVRLDKPIGTLLLLWPTLCALWLASDGRPNLVLVLIFSLGTLLMRSAGCAMNDYADQDFDRHVKRTVNRPITSGRVSGKEALAIAGLLSLISFCLILPLNALTKQLSVAALIIAGTYPYFKRFFAIPQAYLGIAFGFGIPMAFAAIQDTVPAAAWVLLIGNVFWAVAYDTEYAMVDRDDDLKIGIKTSAITFGRYDVAAIMVCYAVHLLLLLWVGLQMGMGVWFLAGLVVAAGIAVYHYTLIRGRERDACFYAFRHNNWLGAAVFGGIALDYVVR
- a CDS encoding hydrogen peroxide-inducible genes activator codes for the protein MTLTELKYIVAVARAKHFGHAAEACYVAQPTLSVAIKKLEDELGVVLFERGGAEISVTPLGAQIIAQAELVLEQTAAIKELAKQNKDPLAGPLRLGVIYTIGPYLLPPLVKGMIDKVPQMPLILQENFTVRLLEMLRQGELDAAIMALPLPDHGMTMQALYDEPFVVAMPAHHPWTKRRAIPANDLKSENMLLLGNGHCFRDQVLEVCPEMARFSTPGNGMQRTFEGSSLETIRHMVSSGIGLTVLPRASVPDMNANDGMLQFRPFDAPAPSRRVVIVWRKSFTRKAAIDAVCDVVAACNLPGITNLCEEP
- the rfaE2 gene encoding D-glycero-beta-D-manno-heptose 1-phosphate adenylyltransferase encodes the protein MPDFEQKICTRDQLAARVAALPKPVVLTNGVFDILHRGHVTYLAQARALGASLVVAANTDASVKRLGKGDDRPLNNCADRMALLAALESVSLVVDFDEDTALEVVQQARPDIYAKGGDYQMDAIPEGQAVLAYGGQAVAIDFEHDRSTTRLLTKVRAFHPK
- a CDS encoding NAD(P)/FAD-dependent oxidoreductase translates to MKYFDIVVVGAGPAGLAAANAAAAGGGSIAVVDDNPVAGGQIWRGGPQQQSDIRAGAMWAALQAAPNVSFLPHTRVLYAPAPGQLQVQTAAAAGSAGSATTLHFNHLIIATGARERLLPFPGWTLPGVTGAGGLQALVKGGYPVAGKRVMVAGTGPLLLAVAATLRERGAHVVAIVEQAPLPALARFAGSLAATPAKAAQALRLFAQLRGIAYVRHSHVVSARSNAAGALDAVRVRRGKSGTEQVLDCDYLACGYGLLPNLELAQALGCATTVHHGQTVVQTGSWQQTDVPGVYCAGEGTGIGGVDLALVEGRIAGLAASGQTQRMQAALDERARWKKFAARLARAFALRPELATLAADDTIVCRCEDVPHGELRAHTSWRSAKLQTRCGMGPCQGRICGGATEVLYGWRPDAVRMPIAPARIATLIATSDV
- a CDS encoding (2Fe-2S)-binding protein, which gives rise to MTAALLSLTIDARTIDVPAGVTVAAAIALACDGAALTRRAVGGAARAPLCGMGVCHECRVTIDGRAHQLSCQTLCAPGMQVQTLGGAA
- a CDS encoding NAD(P)/FAD-dependent oxidoreductase, with protein sequence MNAADAIVIGAGIVGAACADALSERGLRVAVIEHDTAGGGATAAGMGHLVVMDDNLAELALTSYSVALWRELVGERPQRHEYSNCGTIWVAADEEELAAARTKAHTLSTFNLACTLLSPAELYAREPQLRPGLAGGLLVAGDGLVYAPKSTRILLDRAMRRGAVTRRARVTAIEDHAVVLDDGARVEAQHIVLAAGTGSRALLPELPVQPKKGHLAITDRYPGFVRHQLVELGYIKSAHAASGDSVAFNLQPRPTGQILIGSSRQFDTVDPVVEPAMLARMLRHAATLTPALAELNVLRCWTGLRAATPDGLPLIGPSSARRGLWLATGHEGLGITTALATAQLLAAQMQGESSRISYHPYLPHRFQ
- a CDS encoding 4-hydroxyproline epimerase, which encodes MKLISIIDSHTGGEPTRLITAGGPPLGAGPLDERLARFRQDHDKFRTAVVCEPRGSDVLVGALLCEPHAPDCVAGVIFFNNVGYLGMCGHGAIGLVASLAFMGRIAAGRHRIDTPAGVVEAVLHDDGSVTIENVPARRTRHAVAVEVPGHGAVTGDVAYGGNWFFLVDGHGQDISLANVENLTSYSVAVGAALAQAGITGDHGAVIDHIELFGPSRTGADSQSFVLCPGKAYDRSPCGTGTSAKLACLAADGKLAEGDLWQQESVIGSVFEASYRYRDGNLVPSIRGRAWVTSQAHLVLDPDDPYAWGIR
- a CDS encoding AraC family transcriptional regulator; this encodes MHNHDIENRTPDAARRMVAGAIADPFFAEALFDALPDVVFFVKDERGRYVVVNQTLVQRCGQRHKSALLGRSADELFRAPFGQTFLAQDQAVLAGGNDIEDQLELHLYPSRDPGWCLTRKTALRDAAGRIVGLTGISRDLAMADKKNPAYRKVAAAVNLIQEAYGEPLPLAALARMAHMSVAQIERYFLRIFHITPRQMIIKTRVEAASRLLAGEASVAEIAQACGYGDHSAFTRQFKATTGFTPTQFRQLNLP
- a CDS encoding GGDEF domain-containing protein, with the translated sequence MMIARSFRRGQPGWLVCLLLPLFHFATVKLTFFCAVTPENAVVVWLPNAVLLAALLRFRGRRAPLLCTLTYISDVLANLNAFSWQMAMLLSAVNQLEILTTYGLMRRYNASPRLQRLQDFIKFFVAGPVFAAMLAGLAAALVLQQYGSATPYFTLARLWWFGDGLGLLIYTPLLLAFSGRQHQRLRLTRLDDAILAGTLLLAGAVLSAHGGEIDGVSVTPTLLLPAAAVIAFRFGVRLTTLFVALVSLSAAMMMTTGLRPFGDVPVHLEVVRAQEFILTLSMIGIGFAVLISELQARERELERRVRERTRELERSNRRLTAMNATDGLTGIANRRHFDETLAAEWSRARRNGQQLTLAMLDVDHFKQYNDHYGHQAGDNVLRQVAAELTRRMRRAGDLVARYGGEEFAIIAQAGGEEHALEMADEICQAIAGLKLTHPHSPFGVLTVSLGVAVTTPGDQNSIVDFLKTADTALYRAKQLGRNRVELADMTTTAN